The Psilocybe cubensis strain MGC-MH-2018 chromosome 7, whole genome shotgun sequence genome has a window encoding:
- a CDS encoding DNA ligase 4: MQPTPAPTSAPNSPGPPEGTHDTPLVEEQTYTAPPQNVDSAPFGVLVALFERLQNERKPERRRKLLLTWFTHWRNEKGFDLYPVLRLLLPQKDRERSVYGLKEKNLGKTYIKMIPLGQRDPDAQRLLNWKKPTDRDKAAGDFSTVLYEVVGKRSSVIEGSLSIDDLNHLLDQLSSNSGKQDVQSKILQRVYNRATPEEQRWIVRIILKDMTISVKETTIFSVFHPDAQDLYNTCSDLKKVAYDLWDPSHRLKNEDKTVQLFQAFAPMLCKRPTNTIEETVRLMGGVEFYIEEKLDGERMQLHKRANEYFYCSRKGKDYTYLYGKDIGQGSLTPYIRQAFDGKAVTEIVLDGEMLVWDPVSERNLPFGTLKTAALDKSKHEFNPRPCFKVFDILYLNGNSLLSLKVQHRKEILRKYVKEVKGRIEFAVQWKGTDAKDIRERMDQIMESRGEGLVIKNSLSRYELNGRTNGWIKVKPEYMDNMGETVDVVVVGGNYGTGTRRGGAVSTLICAVFDDRRSYDNDEDPKYSTFVRIGTGITYADYLWIRALPWKEWKKGTTPDFLQTSKKGTDDKGDLYLHPDDSFILKVKGAEIIPSGKYQYQLGYTMRFPRAVAFRSDLTIMDCMPASAILESLRNDKKRKMSSDISSSNKKRKITTSKPAILERYKGVKAKDVHVESKLLEGLTFVVLSDSKSKTANEDRKFIETQIYANGGICAQISGPGKIVIYGGSTTPYNIKQIINKGRDIIKPSWILDSISKGERMPLRKRYFFHATEESIASEEYDAEDDEQDQEAAGSGIASRSPSVDNRQGEPASSDIHGDKPVSPKVEEMEIDPELAEWFKVDQQTSGYSEDKDIQDNDSVTEDDDSDNADVAGDEEADLDDWLQVKVQEAKPPIEENAATQYEDDDDVKMGESDKAMEYDQDLIFKHLCFYMDSPDNAIKNGLTVKPSKHEADMNVKLSQIAELVIAHGGKVVTDLDNPKLTHVVVDQRDVRRRIELIKRTSKPKMRNLVISDYIQACLDEGTLLDNAGCLSSFIYIMGDLQVSPISQLLHTLGITREDLNKRSDQMRQFLTADDAMSSRVPERDNAYRPRSGSDLHSSSRSVGSSRSFARSLSRASSSSVRDGTPPATPVKSEPREGEIPHRRMDSMEMVLERQRRQRKSRREKERESSKAVPHPPSPSPSIASHSGHNLDSYMQSRDDVQPPSSSSSSRSNPPSVTNDPPLPITPQKSKYYRDHTNLDSESARKDTALKTETPTPTRASAPPPPQSLPQPQYYAYPGYMGYPHFMPMAYRPATATSSFPITPQAQRTLPARQTATSPLPPSSPPPASSPMSSPARRINLVSSPGPMGPAPEENEYDNLPYKLPPGPYSPSKPDLSYAALVGRAILSSPEHRLTLQEIYDWITIVYPHYKRGETTWMNSIRHVLSTTVCFRKVPRDRSVGRTLWAIYDEDIECFKDGGFKKHLCKDYVNGNDGKEKQSGSSKGKARARKRVDDEEAIEGRKTKKLKKEQCAITGNISTFDSHVAGPSFMGSSTLSSRPLFPPTRPTAHHQPYYQSCVPQTQGFPTEVIFPPLPAAAAFNRVVNNLNTSHNNNVSSSTTLTTIKDSSAVEASPPPSSSSPILSASSISSSSLSSSIPELTPNLSSSSPPSSLPATSDIDIDCPESRPMSVKPDVLHDIGNTALAISDIFTDEGEADTSTPAECTEDDIFNTALLGPVTTWGQSPKVPGLLQPGIELLESNTDSDEDSDISIRDRKGKKKQGTRNYKGSVFPPMPSSPSLNRGKHASANSENAGRPSTPASLPALPSTPPRSSILDHQISSTRTPLSHKGLHMSPSASLAHYKSNLDPPPVYNGSIPALDNPQADEEDLMRTPRKRGTNASAPTSFGPPVTPRKLIFSANLEDSPFRTPSNNLNMSPFRTPGSRSIFDPHDPRTLLDEELSGMHYNYDSSPASGLFGRGRGSLLYDSPGFESPAKWW; this comes from the exons ATGCAACCGACGCCTGCACCAACTTCTGCACCCAATTCACCGGGACCTCCTGAGGGGACCCACGATACACCGTTGGTTGAGGAACAGACCTATACGGCGCCACCACAAAATGTCGACAGCGCGCCGTTTGGTGTTCTGGTTGCACTGTTTGAAAGATTGCAAAACGAAAGAAAACCCGAAAGGCGTCGAAAGCTCCTTTTGACTTGGTTTACC CACTGGCGCAACGAGAAAGGGTTCGATTTGTATCCAGTATTAAGACTACTTCTTCCACAG AAAGACCGTGAACGCTCTGTCTATGgcttgaaagaaaaaaacttgGGCAAAACCTACATCAAGATGATACCTCTTGGACAAAGGGATCCTGATGCGCAACGGTTACTCAATTGGAAAAAGCCTACAGATCGTGAT AAAGCAGCTGGCGATTTCTCCACAGTATTATATGAGGTCGTAGGGAAACGATCTTCAGTAATTGAAGGATCGCTATCGATAGATGACTTAAACCATCTTCTGGATCAGCTCTCGAGCAACTCGGGAAAGCA GGATGTGCAGTCGAAAATATTACAACGGGTGTATAACCGCGCCACCCCTGAGGAGCAAAGATGGATTGTTCGTATCATATTAAAAG ATATGACCATTTCCGTCAAGGAAACAACCATTTTTTCAGTGTTTCACCCTGATGCACAAGATCTCTACAATACATGCTCGGATCTTAAAAAGGTGGCTTATGACCTCTGGGACCCTTCCCATAGATTGAAGAACGAG GATAAAACAGTCCAATTATTTCAAGCATTCGCTCCGATGCTTTGCAAGCGACCCACAAATACAATCGAGGAGACTGTACGCCTAATGGGTGGCGTTGAATTTTATATTGAAGAAAAGCTAGACGGAGAAAGAATGCAGCTTCACAAACGAGCAAACGAGTACTTTTACTGCtccag gaaagggaaagattATACCTATCTGTATGGAAAAGATATTGGACAAGGCAGTTTGACACCGTATATCCGTCAAGCATTTGATGGAAAAGCTGTCACTGA GATCGTATTAGATGGTGAAATGCTGGTTTGGGATCCGGTGTCGGAACGTAACCTACCCTTCGGGACTTTAAAGACAGCAGCGTTAG ATAAATCTAAGCACGAGTTTAACCCCCGTCCATGTT TCAAGGTGTTCGATATCTTGTATCTGAACGGAAATTCTCTTCTCAGTTTAAAGGTCCAACATCGAAAAGAAATTTTAAGGAAGTATGTCAAAGAAGTAAAGGGACGCATCGAATTCGCAGTACAATGGAAAGGGACTGATGCTAAGGATATCAGAGAAAGGATGGACCAGATTATGGAATCTCGAGGAGAAGGGCTTGTGATTAAGAATTCTTTGTCGAGATATGAGCTTAATGGACGGACTAATGGTTGGATTAAG GTTAAACCTGAATATATG GATAACATGGGCGAAACGGTTGacgtcgttgtcgttg GGGGAAACTATGGTACTGGAACTCGGCGTGGAGGGGCAGTATCAACTCTGATTTGTGCCGTATTTGACGATCGCAGGAGCTACGATAACGACGAAGATCCTAA ATACAGTACTTTCGTTCGAATTGGCACAGGCATAACATATGCAGATTATTTGTGGATACGAGCACTTCCCTGGAAGGAATGGAAAAAGGGGACTACGCCCGATTTCTTGCAAACTTCAAAAAAAGGCACAGATGATAAAGGGGATCTCTATCTTCATCCAGACGA TTCTTTTATACTTAAGGTTAAAGGAGCCGAAATTATACCCAGTGGCAAGT ATCAATACCAGTTAGGCTATACAATGAGGTTCCCTCGAGCAGTGGCGTTTAGGAGTGATCTGACTATAATGGATTGCATGCCTGCTTCCG CCATTTTGGAAAGTTTACGAAACGAtaaaaagaggaaaatgTCGTCAGATATTAG TAGTTCCAATAAGAAGCGTAAAATTACCACTTCTAAG CCGGCTATCCTTGAACGATATAAAGGCGTAAAGGCCAAAGATGTTCATGTTGAAAGCAAACTGCTTGAGGGTCTGACATTTG TTGTCCTGTCGGACTCCAAGTCCAAAACGGCGAATGAAGACAGGAAATTTATCGAGACACA AATATACGCAAATGGTGGTATTTGCGCCCAGATATCAGGTCCCGGAAAGATTGTGATTTATGGAGGTTCTACGACAC CATATAACATTAAACAAATCATCAACAAAGGAAGAGACATTATTAAACCCAGTTGGATCTTAGACTCCATCTCAAAGGGCGAACGAATGCCATTGCGCAAGAG atatttttttcatGCAACTGAAGAATCTATCGCCTCTGAGGAGTACGACGCagaagacgacgagcagGACCAAGAAGCCGCTGGGTCTGGCATTGCCAGTCGGTCACCTTCAGTTGACAACAGGCAAGGAGAGCCAGCTAGCTCAGATATTCACGGGGACAAGCCAGTTTCCCCCAAGGtggaagaaatggaaattGATCCTGAGCTAGCTGAATGGTTTAAGGTTGACCAACAAACTTCAGGCTATTCGGAGGACAAGGACATCCAAGACAACGATTCGGTGACGGAAGATGACGACTCCGACAATGCTGACGTCGCTGGGGATGAAGAGGCCGACCTTGATGATTGGTTACAAGTGAAGGTTCAAGAAGCCAAGCCCCCAATTGAAGAAAATGCAGCAACGCAATATGAG gacgatgatgacgtCAAAATGGGAGAAAGCGACAAAGCCATGGAATACGATCAAGACCTCATTTTCAAACATTT ATGCTTTTACATGGACTCGCCAGATAACGCTATCAAAAACGGATTGACTGTCAAACCAAGCAAACACGAAGCAGACATGAACGTCAA ACTTTCCCAGATCGCGGAATTAGTTATTGCCCACGGAGGCAAGGTGGTCACCGACCTTGACAATCCGAAGTTGACCCATGTTGTGGTCGACCAGCGGGACGTCAGGCGACGAATAGAGTTGATTAAACGCACATCAAA ACCTAAAATGCGAAACCTCGTAATTTCTGACTACATCCAAGCGTGTTTAGACGAGGGAACGTTATTGGATAATGCAG GCTGCCTCAGCTCCTTCATATACATAATGGGCGACCTACAAGTATCACCTATATCACAACTCCTCCATACGCTTGGAATAACGCGTGAAGATCTGAATAAACGGAGTGATCAAATGCGACAATTTCTCACCGCCGACGATGCCATGTCTTCACGCGTCCCCGAGCGCGACAATGCCTACCGACCAAGGTCCGGATCGGATTTACACTCCAGCTCACGATCAGTAGGGTCTTCACGATCTTTTGCGCGTTCTCTGTCGCGTGCAAGCTCATCCTCAGTTCGCGATGGCACTCCGCCAGCAACTCCGGTCAAGTCCGAACCTCGTGAAGGCGAAATACCGCACAGACGCATGGATAGTATGGAGATGGTATTAGAAAGGCAGAGAAGGCAGAGAAAGAGTCGTCGGGAAAAAGAGCGCGAATCTAGCAAGGCAGTGCCACATCCCCCTTCCCCATCCCCCAGCATCGCGTCACATTCAGGTCATAACCTTGACTCCTACATGCAATCACGCGATGATGTCCAACCGCCCAGCTCTTCAAGTAGCAGTCGATCCAATCCGCCCTCAGTG ACCAATGACCCCCCTCTGCCTATCACTCCTCAGAAAAGCAAATACTACAGAGATCACACAAACCTTGATTCGGAATCGGCTCGTAAA GATACCGCTTTGAAGACTGAGACACCGACTCCCACGCGCGCCagtgctcctcctcctcctcaaagTCTTCCCCAGCCGCAATACTATGCTTACCCAGGATATATGGGATACCCACATTTCATGCCTATGGCATACAGACCCGCCACGGCCACCTCTTCCTTTCCTATCACACCACAGGCGCAACGCACACTACCCGCTCGACAAACAGCAACATCACCTCTAcctccttcatctcctcCCCCGGCGTCATCCCCAATGTCTTCACCCGCCCGTCGTATAAATCTTGTATCCTCTCCTGGGCCTATGGGCCCTGCTCCCGAAGAGAATGAATACGATAATTTACCATATAAACTCCCTCCAGGCCCTTATTCTCCAAGTAAACCCGACCTCTCTTACGCTGCCTTGGTGGGGCGTGCCATTTTATCATCTCCTGAACATCGCCTTACTCTCCAAGAAATTTATGATTGGATTACAATAGTGTATCCACATTATAAACGTGGAGAGACTACCTGGATGAACAGCATACGCCATGTTTTAAGCACCACTGTATGTTTCCGCAAAGTTCCAAGAGACCGTTCTGTCGGTAGGACATTATGGGCTATCTACGATGAAGATATCGAATGTTTCAAGGACGGTGGTTTCAAGAAGCATCTTTGCAAGGATTATGTCAATGGTAATGACGgtaaagaaaaacaatctgGCAGTTCGAAGGGCAAAGCTAGGGCCAGAAAGCgcgtcgacgatgaagaagccATCGAAGGCCGAAAAAcaaagaagttgaagaaagAGCAATGCGCCATTACGGGCAACATCTCGACCTTCGATTCACATGTTGCCGGGCCATCGTTCATGGGATCCAGCACCCTATCGTCTCGACCTCTATTCCCTCCAACACGCCCAACCGCTCACCATCAACCGTACTACCAGAGTTGTGTCCCCCAAACCCAAGGATTCCCCACGGAAGTCATCTTCCCACCTTTACCTGCTGCAGCTGCTTTCAATCGAGTtgtgaataatctcaacacCAGTCACAACAATAATGTTTCATCTTCCACGACACTAACGACCATTAAGGACTCCTCTGCGGTGGAggcctctcctcctccgagTAGTTCTTCACCCATTCTTTCAGCATCATCtatttcatcttcttcactctCTTCTTCGATCCCTGAACTTACTCCGAATCTCAGTTCTTCCAGCCCACCATCCTCACTTCCTGCCACCAGCGACATAGATATCGATTGCCCCGAGAGTCGGCCCATGAGCGTAAAACCAGATGTGCTTCATGACATTGGAAATACAGCTCTTGCGATTAGCGACATATTTACGGATGAAGGCGAAGCTGACACCTCCACTCCTGCTGAATGTACTGAAGATGACATCTTCAACACAGCACTATTAGGGCCTGTCACAACCTGGGGTCAATCTCCCAAGGTTCCTGGCCTTCTACAACCTGGAATTGAGCTACTGGAGTCTAACACAGATTCTGACGAAGATTCTGATATATCTATTCGAGATAGAAAAGGCAAGAAAAAACAAGGCACCCGCAATTACAAG GGGTCTGTCTTTCCCCCAATGCCTTCATCGCCTTCACTTAATCGCGGGAAGCATGCATCAGCCAACTCTGAAAATGCAGGTCGCCCGTCAACGCCAGCCTCTTTACCTGCCTTGCCCTCGACGCCTCCTCGAAGTTCAATACTAGATCATCAAATTTCTTCTACTCGCACTCCTCTTTCTCACAAGGGCCTTCATATGAGCCCATCAGCCAGCCTGGCTCACTACAAATCCAACCTGGACCCGCCGCCTGTATATAATGGAAGTATACCGGCCCTCGATAATCCTCAGGCCGATGAAGAGGATCTTATGCGGACCCCTCGGAAACGCGGGACTAACGCCAGCGCTCCCACATCGTTTGGACCCCCAGTTACTCCAAGGAAACTCATCTTTTCTGCTAACCTTGAAGATTCACCTTTCCGCACTCCCAGCAATAATCTGAATATGTCCCCATTCCGTACCCCCGGCTCGCGTTCTATCTTCGACCCTCATGATCCTAGGACACTCCTTGACGAGGAGCTCAGTGGGATGCACTATAACTACGATAGCAGCCCTGCTAGTGGGTTGTTCGGAAGAGGGCGAGGATCTCTCCTCTATGACAGTCCTGGTTTTGAGAGTCCTGCCAAGTGGTGGTGA
- a CDS encoding U2 snRNP component prp10, whose protein sequence is MSPPGSPRLVDSYTVPKDILQEFHDLAEEEDVDPFAETASKRQIAARQSDYHNRRFKRVAVDSADAFKEGGEGKEDEGGYKEAMRLTRLEQEELRVKRAIEEKQRKAREEDQMKMDLDKTPPREEIEAAAKELAAMNKDKEAGSKRKRRWDVEEPADENVDPNKKDSGEWSKEALEASAPKKRRSRWDATPADTVGETPKRSRWDQTPAPAPEAPMMPIIMNAPGIMQDDKHNRYLTDEELDAVLPASGYAIVPPPPGYAPMVAPRKFMATPITEVGGFQIQESSDAAAAAAAAGLAPELPTEIPGVGNLAFFKPEDAQYFAKILKEEDETELTVDEMKERKIMRLLLKIKNGTPPVRKTALRQITDKAREFGAGPLFDKILPLLMERTLEDQERHLLVKVIDRVLYKLDDLVRPYVHKILVVIEPLLIDEDYYARVEGREIISNLSKAAGLAHMISTMRPDIDHADEYVRNTTARAFSVVASALGIPSLLPFLKAVCRSKKSWQARHTGIRIVQQIAIMMGCAVLPHLRNLVDCIAHGLSDEQQKVRTMTALGLAALAEAAAPYGIESFDNVLKPLWLGIRLHRGKGLAAFLKAIGFIIPLMDPEYASYYTKEVTVILIREFQTSDEEMKKIVLKVVKQCAATEGVTPQYIKQDILPDFFKSFWVRRMALDRRNYRQVVETTVELAQKAGVSEIVGRIVNELKDEAEPYRKMVMETITKVVATLGASDIDERLEVRLVDGIIYSFQEQTTEDQVMLDGFGTVVNALGIRVKPYLTQIVSTILWRLNNKSAKVRQQAADLTTRLAVVIKQCGEDQLLSKLGLVLFEQLGEEYPDTLGSIIAAEGAIANVVGMTQMNPPVKDLLPRMTPILRNRHEKVQEASINLIGRIADRGAEFVPAREWMRICFELLDLLKAHKKGIRRAAVNSFGYIAKSLGPQDVLSVLLTNLRVQERQSRVCSTVAIAIVAETCGPFTCIPAILNEYRTAELNVRTGCLKALSFVFEYVGPQSAYYCDSVVTMLEDALTDRDLVHRQTASTIVKHLALGVAGLGCEDSMLHLMNLVWPNCFETSPHVIGAVMEAIEAMRVTLGPGVLLSYVLQGLFHPARKVREVYWRIYNALYLGAEDAMVPFYPDLGELTEGQNVYDRHPLQVFI, encoded by the exons ATGTCTCCTCCGGGCTCACCCAGGTTGGTTGACTCCTACACAGTGCCAAAGGATATTTTGCAAGAGTTTCATGACCttgctgaagaagaagatgtcGACCCTTTCGCTGAAACTGCCTCAAAGCGCCAGATCGCTGCTCGACAGTCCGACTATCACAACCGACGATTTAAGCGCGTTGCTGTCGACAGTGCCGACGCATTCAAAGAAGGAGGCGAAGGAAAGGAAGATGAGGGTGGGTATAAGGAGGCTATGCGTTTGACTCGGTTGGAACAAGAGGAGCTGAGAGTGAAGAGAGCAATCGAGGAGAAGCAAAGGAAGGCAAGAGAGGAGGATCAGATGAAAATGGATCTCGACAAAACCCCGCCTCGTGAAGAGATAGAAGCTGCTGCCAAGGAACTTGCTGCTAtgaacaaagacaaagaggCGGGAAGCAAGCGAAAGAGGCGATGGGACGTAGAAGAGCCGGCGGACGAAAATGTCGACCCCAACAAGAAGGATTCTGGAGAGTGGTCGAAGGAAGCTCTCGAAGCCTCTGCGCCTAAGAAGCGACGCTCGCGCTGGGATGCTACTCCTGCTGACACCGTCGGGGAGACACCAAAACGGTCTCGTTGGGATCAAACACCCGCCCCAGCCCCAGAGGCGCCTATGATGCCCATCATCATGAATGCCCCAGGGATAATGCAAGATGACAAACATAACAGGTATCTCACCGACGAAGAGCTCGATGCCGTCCTGCCAGCATCTGGTTATGCAATcgttcctcctcccccgGGTTATGCCCCAATGGTTGCTCCTCGTAAATTTATGGCTACTCCTATCACAGAAGTCGGTGGATTCCAAATCCAAGAAAGCTccgatgctgctgctgctgctgctgctgctggtctGGCCCCCGAGTTGCCTACAGAAATTCCAGGAGTTGGAAACTTGGCTTTCTTCAAACCTGAAGATGCTCAGTATTTTGCGAAGATCCtgaaagaagaagatgaaaccGAGTTAACAGTCGATgagatgaaggagaggaagatCATGAGATTGCTGTTGAAGATCAAGAATGGAACACCCCCAGTTCGTAAAACAGCTCTCCGTCAAATTACAGACAAAGCTCGCGAATTTGGTGCTGGGCCTCTTTTCGACAAAATTCTTCCCCTCCTCATGGAACGCACACTCGAGGACCAGGAGCGGCATTTACTTGTTAAAGTCATCGATCGTGTCCTTTACAAACTGGATGATCTTGTCCGCCCCTATGTGCATAAAATTCTTGTTGTTATTGAACCCCTTCTCATTGACGAAGATTATTATGCTCGTGTTGAAGGTCGTGAAATCATTTCCAATCTTTCCAAGGCTGCTGGTCTGGCACACATGATTTCAACAATGCGACCCGATATTGATCATGCCGATGAATATGTTCGTAACACGACTGCCCGCGCGTTCTCCGTTGTCGCCTCAGCACTTGGTATACCCTCACTTCTTCCTTTCCTGAAAGCTGTTTGTCGCTCCAAGAAATCGTGGCAAGCTAGGCACACCGGTATTCGTATCGTACAACAAATTGCTATTATGATGGGATGCGCTGTACTCCCTCATCTCCGCAACTTAGTTGACTGTATTGCCCATGGATTGTCTGACGAACAGCAAAAAGTTAGGACCATGACTGCATTGGGTTTGGCTGCCCTTGCTGAAGCGGCTGCCCCATATGGCATCGAATCCTTCGATAACGTTTTGAAACCTCTTTGGCTCGGTATTCGTCTTCATCGCGGAAAGGGCCTTGCCGCCTTCCTCAAAGCAATTGGCTTTATTATTCCCCTTATGGATCCAGAATACGCTTCCTATTACACCAAAGAAGTTACGGTCATCCTTATCCGTGAATTCCAAACGTCAGACgaagaaatgaagaaaattgtTCTGAAAGTCGTCAAGCAGTGTGCAGCAACAGAGGGCGTTACACCTCAATACATTAAACAGGATATCCTTCCCGATTTCTTCAAATCCTTCTGGGTTCGACGAATGGCCCTTGACCGGCGTAACTACAGGCAAGTTGTTGAAACCACTGTAGAGCTAGCCCAAAAGGCCGGTGTTTCCGAAATCGTTGGGCGTATCGTCAACGAACTGAAGGATGAAGCTGAACCTTACCGTAAGATGGTAATGGAAACAATCACTAAAGTCGTTGCAACCCTGGGTGCTTCTGATATCGACGAGAGGTTGGAAGTGCGATTGGTCGATGGTATTATCTATTCTTTCCAAGAACAAACGACGGAGGATCAGGTCATGCTCGACGGTTTTGGTACCGTCGTGAATGCCCTCGGCATTCGTGTCAAACCATATCTCACACAGATCGTCTCCACCATTTTGTGGCGCCTTAACAACAAGAGCGCTAAGGTTCGACAACAAGCTGCTGATCTGACCACCAGGCTTGCCGTCGTCATCAAACAGTGTGGTGAAGACCAATTGCTTAGCAAACTAGGCTTGGTATTGTTTGAACAACTTGGAGAGGAATATCCTGATACATTGGGTAGTATCATTGCCGCTGAGGGTGCTATTGCAAACGTTGTCGGTATGACACAGATGAACCCTCCAGTCAAAGATCTGC TACCTCGAATGACTCCAATTTTGCGAAACAGACATGAAAAGGTCCAGGAAGCATCAATCAACTTGATTGGTCGTATTGCCGATCGAGGCGCCGAGTTTGTGCCTGCAAGGGAGTGGATGCGTATCTGTTTCGAACTGCTCGATCTTCTGAAAGCCCACAAAAAAGGAATTAGACGTGCGGCCGTCAACTCCTTCGGTTATATCGCTAAGAGCTTGGGTCCTCAAGACGTTCTTTCCGTTCTTTTGACCAATCTGCGAGTCCAAGAGCGTCAGAGTCGCGTATGCAGTACTGTTGCTATTGCTATCGTGGCAGAAACTTGCGGAC CCTTCACATGTATTCCCGCCATCCTGAATGAGTACCGCACGGCCGAATTGAACGTTCGAACGGGCTGTTTGAAAGCGCTCTCTTTTGTCTTCGAATACGTTGGGCCACAGTCAGCATATTATTGTGACTCGGTTGTTACAATGCTTGAGGATGCACTTACCGACCGCGATCTTGTCCATCGTCAAACTGCCAGTACAATCGTTAAACATCTAGCCCTCGGTGTAGCTGGATTAGGTTGTGAAGATTCAATGCTGCATCTCATGAACCTTGTTTGGCCAAATTGTTTCGAGACATCGCCCCACGTCATTGGCGCCGTCATGGAGGCTATTGAAGCCATGCGCGTCACTTTGGGTCCTGGGGTGCTGCTGAGTTATGTGCTACAAGGTCTGTTCCATCCTGCCAGAAAGGTTCGCGAAGTGTATTGGCGCATTTACAATGCCCTCTACTTGGGCGCGGAGGATGCGATGGTGCCGTTCTACCCTGACCTTGGTGAACTTACCGAAGGACAGAACGTTTATGATAGACATCCTTTACAAGTTTTTATTTAG